The Desulfobacterales bacterium DNA segment AACGACAGTTTTACTCTGGCGCGGTAGGCAATAACCTTACCCTTTTCGACTTTCATATCCAACTTGGTGACTTCAGCAATCCGCAATTCTCTCAAACTTTTTGACGCTGTTTCGACAGCATTCTTTGCGGCGTCCTCCCACGATTTTGCGCTCGTTCCTACCAGATCGACAATCTTGTATACACTGTCAGTCATGTTATCCTCCTTTCATTCTGGGTTATCATAAGAATCTTCCGGTTATATGGGCCTGATCCCCACTTTATGTATGATGGCACTATAGGTGCGCATTCAGTGCCGGTGTTAATGGGTGGCGTCTATATATACCAACCCAAAATTTTTAGGATATGGGAAACGATTCTAAATCAGCCGGTCATTTTTTCAGTTAAAAATAGAAAAAAACCGATATCCAGAAACAAGTGTGGAGTGGCAGTTGAAACAGAAACTGATAATTATACAGCTTGAACCCAAAATGAACGCGAATAGAAGACATCAAAAGGATATACAAAACTATAACGGAACAGCCCCTAAAGTCAAGTTCCAACTTCTGGTCCGATTTATTCCCCTGCGTTAAGAATTGCCCGGCAAAAGAAAGCACCCGGTGCGTTCAAGTTCAAGGTTTGATTTGTAAATTACTTTCGAAAAATCGGGGCAAAGACACCCGGCTCCGTAAAAGGTGTTGAAGCGCATTTTTTCTTTATATTGTTGTGTCAGCCTGTTGGGTATGCTATATATTGTGCATAATTCTTTTTAGCGATATGTACAGATTAGGCCAGCATCCTTTTGTCCATGCTCTACTAATAAAGAAAGGAATGTTATAGGGCGATGGAGAATGTTCATCAATTTCCACCTCTAATAGACCGTATTACCCAAAGAGAAGACCTTTGCGACGGGAAAAAGGTCAAAAAAAAACGCCTGATCAACAAGCTGAACGCCATTAATTTTAAAGGCGGCACTCTCCTGGTTAATCTGCGCCATATAAAGTACAACCACACGATAATCCGAATTGCCATGCCGCTGCCATGTCTGGGAGATGAACTGGTATGTGCCTGGGCGGAAACAGCTGGAAACGAACATGATTCGGGGTCCTATCAACTTTTGGACATTCTTGTGCCGGACGGTCCCAAAGTAATACTGGTAAAATCAGAATCGGCAAGTATTAATAATGAAGGCGTCCGGATGCTTCTGCCGGATACCAGCCGCTCAATCGGTTTGCGAAAAGTGAAACGACACCCGTGCATAGATGTCAAAGCGCAGCTGATACAGAACAGTGCCTGCTTCACCGGGGAATTGCTTGAATTCAGCCCGATGTCCTTTAACGTCGAAATCGATACCTCGCCGCTTCAAACGTTTCAGTGGATTAACCCGGAACTGCCGCTAAATGTGATGTTTTTTGACGAATGCCAAACCTTTTATACCGGCAGTTGCCGTATTATCAATCAGATCGATGGGCGTACAACTAAAAGTTTTATACTGGAACCGACTGAAAATGAAATCCGTCGATTCAAGCCGAAAGAATTTCGCAGCACCCGTCAGCAATTAGTCCCTTTGCCGAATATGATATTCCGGCACCCCATGACCCAAAAGCTGGAAAACCTGAAAGTCTTTGATATTTCCGGTTCCGGCTTTGCCGTTGAAGAAAACAGAGACCATTCGGTTCTGCTGCCGGGGATGATTATAACCGAAGCAAAACTGGATTTTGCCGGCAGTTTTACGATCACCTGTAAAGCCCAGGTTGTTTACCGAAAGAAAAATGAAGAAGCGAAAGAAAAAGACCATCTTCTGAGATGCGGTCTGGCCCTTCTGGATATGGATATTGAAGAACACCGCAAACTTCTATCG contains these protein-coding regions:
- a CDS encoding dodecin family protein, which encodes MTDSVYKIVDLVGTSAKSWEDAAKNAVETASKSLRELRIAEVTKLDMKVEKGKVIAYRARVKLSFKYGSDK